One segment of Mycobacterium spongiae DNA contains the following:
- the tsf gene encoding translation elongation factor Ts yields the protein MANYTAADVKRLRELTGAGMLDCKNALAESDGDFDKAVEALRIKGAKDVGKRAERATAEGLVAAKDGALIELNCETDFVAKNAEFQQLADQIVAAAVSAKAADLDALKASSVGGAAAAKTVEQAVAELSAKIGEKLELRRVAIFDGTVETYLHRRSADLPPAVGVLVEYAADADADAGSAAAHAVALQIAALRARYLSRDDVPDDVVASERRIAEETAKAEGKPEQALPKIIEGRLNGFFKDAVLLEQPSVSDSKKTVKSLLDEAGVTVTRFVRFEVGQA from the coding sequence ATGGCGAACTACACCGCCGCCGATGTCAAGCGGCTACGCGAGCTGACTGGCGCCGGCATGCTCGACTGTAAGAACGCGCTGGCCGAAAGCGACGGCGACTTTGATAAGGCCGTCGAGGCGCTGCGGATCAAGGGTGCCAAGGATGTTGGCAAGCGAGCCGAGCGGGCGACGGCTGAGGGTCTGGTCGCGGCCAAGGATGGCGCGCTCATCGAGCTGAACTGCGAGACCGATTTCGTCGCCAAGAACGCGGAGTTTCAACAGCTGGCCGACCAGATTGTCGCGGCCGCGGTTTCGGCGAAGGCCGCGGATCTCGACGCGCTCAAAGCATCGTCTGTCGGGGGAGCAGCCGCGGCCAAGACGGTCGAGCAAGCAGTTGCGGAGCTGTCGGCCAAGATCGGCGAGAAGCTCGAACTGCGTCGGGTGGCGATTTTCGATGGAACGGTAGAAACCTATCTGCACCGGCGTTCGGCCGACCTGCCCCCAGCCGTGGGTGTCCTGGTGGAGTACGCGGCGGATGCCGACGCGGACGCCGGCAGCGCGGCGGCGCACGCGGTGGCATTGCAGATCGCCGCGCTGCGGGCACGCTATCTTTCGCGCGACGACGTGCCCGACGACGTCGTAGCCAGCGAACGTCGCATCGCCGAGGAGACCGCAAAGGCCGAGGGTAAGCCGGAGCAGGCGCTGCCCAAGATCATCGAAGGTCGGCTGAACGGCTTCTTCAAGGACGCTGTGTTGCTGGAGCAGCCGTCGGTGTCCGACAGCAAGAAAACCGTCAAATCGCTGCTCGATGAGGCCGGCGTGACTGTGACGCGGTTCGTTCGGTTCGAAGTCGGCCAGGCCTAA
- a CDS encoding amidase, with protein MQRVHAFGDDALGDLDAVALAEAIRSGLVDRAGVIEAAVGRAAAVNPALNGLAYDGFAQALEAASTAAATASGGFFAGVPTFIKDNVDVAGQPTMRGTDAWAPRGAVRDGEFTKLYLATGPISLGKTRMSEFGFNGSAEHPRLGPVRNPWNTDHTAGASSSGSGAFVAAGVVPIAHANDGGGSIRIPASCNGLVGLKPSRGRLPLEPEQRRLPVNIVANGVLTRSVRDTAAFYREAERVWRHPKLPPIGDVTGPGGQRLKIAVVTNSVERECSRELRELTLQTASLLEGLGHRIEYLHQPPVPASFADDFVLYWGFLALAQVRTGPRTFGGTFDRARLDKLTMGLAGHTSRNLHRLPLAVMRLRRLRRRTARFFCMYDALLTPTVADETPKIGYLAPSDYQQVLERLAGWAAFTPLQNVTGEPAISLPLAQSANGLPVGMMLAADVGRERRLLELAYELEEARPWAGIRT; from the coding sequence ATGCAACGGGTTCACGCATTCGGTGACGATGCCCTCGGTGACCTCGACGCGGTCGCGCTCGCCGAAGCCATCCGATCCGGTCTCGTGGATCGGGCCGGTGTGATCGAGGCCGCCGTAGGCCGCGCCGCGGCGGTCAACCCAGCACTCAACGGCTTGGCGTATGACGGCTTTGCGCAGGCCTTAGAAGCCGCCTCCACCGCCGCGGCCACCGCGAGCGGAGGTTTCTTCGCCGGCGTGCCGACCTTCATCAAAGACAACGTCGACGTCGCTGGGCAGCCCACCATGCGTGGTACCGATGCCTGGGCACCTCGTGGTGCCGTGCGCGACGGCGAGTTCACAAAGTTGTACCTGGCGACTGGACCGATATCGCTGGGCAAGACCCGGATGTCGGAATTCGGGTTCAACGGCTCCGCCGAACACCCCCGGCTGGGGCCGGTCCGCAACCCGTGGAATACCGACCACACCGCCGGGGCTTCGTCGTCGGGATCTGGTGCGTTCGTAGCCGCCGGGGTGGTCCCGATCGCGCATGCCAACGACGGCGGAGGATCTATCCGGATTCCGGCCTCGTGCAACGGGCTGGTCGGTCTCAAGCCGTCGCGTGGCCGGCTGCCGCTGGAGCCCGAGCAGCGACGGTTGCCAGTGAACATCGTCGCCAACGGCGTGCTGACCCGCTCGGTGCGCGACACCGCGGCCTTCTACCGGGAGGCCGAGCGCGTGTGGCGGCATCCCAAACTGCCACCAATCGGCGACGTCACCGGGCCCGGCGGGCAGCGGCTGAAGATTGCTGTGGTGACCAACTCGGTCGAGCGCGAATGCAGCCGCGAATTGCGGGAGCTGACGTTGCAGACCGCCAGTTTGCTTGAGGGGCTGGGGCACCGCATTGAATACCTTCACCAGCCACCGGTGCCGGCCAGTTTTGCGGATGACTTCGTGCTGTATTGGGGTTTCTTGGCGCTGGCACAGGTGCGTACCGGCCCGCGCACATTCGGTGGGACCTTCGATCGAGCGCGGTTGGACAAACTCACAATGGGGTTGGCGGGCCACACCAGCCGCAACCTCCATAGGCTTCCACTGGCGGTCATGCGGCTGCGTCGACTCCGGAGGCGCACCGCGCGATTCTTCTGTATGTATGACGCGTTGCTCACCCCGACGGTCGCCGACGAGACGCCCAAGATCGGCTATCTTGCTCCCAGCGACTATCAACAGGTCCTGGAGCGGCTGGCCGGTTGGGCCGCGTTCACGCCGCTGCAGAACGTCACCGGCGAACCGGCAATATCGTTGCCGCTGGCTCAGTCCGCGAACGGCTTGCCGGTGGGCATGATGCTCGCCGCCGACGTCGGGCGTGAACGGCGGCTCTTGGAACTGGCCTACGAACTGGAAGAGGCCAGGCCGTGGGCCGGGATCCGAACCTGA
- the pyrH gene encoding UMP kinase: MTESDVAGPVTPKPEPTTTNGKSACPGAGTSSRYSRVLLKLGGEMFGGGEVGLDPDVVAQVARQIADVVRSGVQIAVVIGGGNFFRGAQLQQLGMERTRSDYMGMLGTVMNSLALQDFLEKEGIATRVQTAITMGQVAEPYLPLRAVRHLEKGRVVIFGAGMGLPYFSTDTTAAQRALEIGADVVLMAKAVDGVFAEDPRENPQAELLSAVSHREVIDRGLRVADATAFSLCMDNGMPILVFNLLTNGNIARAVAGEKIGTLVTT; encoded by the coding sequence ATGACGGAGTCCGATGTCGCCGGCCCGGTGACGCCCAAGCCGGAACCGACCACCACCAACGGAAAGTCGGCCTGTCCGGGTGCCGGCACCTCGTCGAGATATTCGCGGGTTTTGCTCAAGCTCGGGGGCGAGATGTTTGGCGGCGGCGAAGTAGGGCTCGATCCTGATGTCGTGGCGCAGGTGGCTCGTCAGATCGCCGATGTGGTCCGCAGTGGCGTGCAGATCGCGGTGGTGATCGGTGGTGGCAACTTCTTTCGCGGCGCGCAGCTACAGCAGCTCGGCATGGAGCGCACTCGCTCGGACTACATGGGCATGCTCGGCACCGTGATGAACAGCCTTGCACTGCAAGACTTTCTCGAGAAGGAAGGCATCGCCACCCGAGTTCAGACTGCGATCACGATGGGCCAGGTAGCCGAGCCGTACCTTCCACTGCGGGCCGTCCGCCATCTGGAGAAAGGGCGGGTGGTGATCTTCGGTGCCGGCATGGGATTGCCCTACTTCTCGACCGATACGACCGCGGCGCAGCGAGCGTTGGAGATCGGTGCGGATGTGGTCTTGATGGCTAAGGCGGTCGATGGCGTGTTTGCCGAGGATCCACGGGAGAACCCGCAGGCCGAACTGCTCAGCGCCGTGAGCCATCGTGAGGTCATTGACCGCGGGTTGCGAGTGGCCGACGCCACCGCATTCAGTCTGTGTATGGACAACGGCATGCCGATCTTGGTGTTCAACCTCTTGACCAATGGCAATATCGCCCGTGCGGTCGCAGGTGAGAAAATTGGGACGCTGGTCACCACCTGA
- the frr gene encoding ribosome recycling factor, which produces MIDETLFDAEEKMEKAVSVARDDLSTIRTGRANPGMFSRIVIDYYGATTPITQLASINVPEARLVVIKPYEASQLGAIETAIRNSDLGVNPTNDGTLIRVAVPQLTEERRRELVKQAKHKGEDARISVRSVRRKAMEELHRIRKDGEAGEDEVGRAEKELEKTTHQYVAQIDDLVKHKEGELLEV; this is translated from the coding sequence ATGATTGATGAGACTCTCTTCGATGCCGAGGAGAAAATGGAGAAGGCTGTGTCGGTAGCCCGGGATGACCTGTCAACCATCCGGACCGGCCGCGCCAATCCCGGCATGTTCTCCCGGATTGTTATCGACTACTACGGCGCGACCACCCCGATCACGCAGCTGGCCAGCATCAACGTCCCCGAGGCACGGCTCGTCGTGATCAAGCCGTATGAGGCCAGTCAGCTCGGTGCGATCGAGACGGCGATTCGCAACTCCGATCTCGGCGTGAACCCCACCAACGATGGCACTCTGATTCGGGTTGCGGTGCCGCAACTTACCGAGGAGCGTCGTCGGGAGCTGGTCAAACAGGCCAAGCACAAGGGAGAGGACGCCAGGATCTCGGTGCGCAGTGTCCGGCGCAAGGCGATGGAGGAACTGCATCGCATCCGCAAGGACGGGGAGGCTGGCGAAGACGAGGTCGGCCGCGCAGAAAAGGAACTCGAAAAGACTACCCACCAGTACGTCGCCCAGATCGATGATCTGGTCAAACACAAGGAAGGCGAGTTGCTGGAGGTCTAA
- a CDS encoding phosphatidate cytidylyltransferase, translating to MATTDAGAGNPPDEPVRAAGTTKQQPAKKTSRAGRDLPAAIAVSLAIGSVLIAVLVFVPRLWIAIVAIATVVATHEVVRRLREAGYLIPVVPLLVGGQATVWLTWPFGAVGALVGFGGMVVIAMIWRLFMAENRPDGGLGEAGDRAPASGNYLRDASATVFLAAWVPLFCAFGAMLVYAKNGSGWVFCVMIGVIASDVGGYTVGVLFGKHPMVPAISPKKSWEGFAGSLVCGITATIITATFLIDRTPWEGAALGLLLVLTTTLGDLVESQVKRDLGIKDMGRLLPGHGGLMDRLDGLLPSAVAAWIVLTLLP from the coding sequence GTGGCAACTACCGATGCCGGTGCCGGCAACCCGCCCGACGAACCCGTACGTGCGGCCGGCACGACAAAGCAGCAGCCGGCCAAGAAGACGTCGCGGGCGGGACGTGATCTGCCCGCCGCCATTGCGGTAAGTCTGGCTATTGGCAGCGTCCTCATCGCGGTGCTGGTGTTCGTCCCACGCCTGTGGATTGCCATCGTCGCGATTGCCACTGTCGTGGCCACCCACGAGGTGGTGCGGCGATTGCGGGAGGCCGGATACCTGATCCCGGTTGTGCCGTTGCTCGTTGGTGGCCAAGCTACAGTGTGGCTGACCTGGCCATTCGGCGCTGTTGGTGCCCTGGTGGGCTTCGGCGGCATGGTCGTGATCGCTATGATCTGGCGGCTCTTCATGGCTGAGAATCGGCCGGATGGCGGGCTTGGCGAAGCCGGCGACCGCGCACCGGCCTCGGGAAACTACCTGCGCGACGCGTCCGCCACAGTGTTTCTTGCCGCGTGGGTCCCGCTGTTCTGCGCGTTCGGCGCGATGCTGGTCTACGCAAAGAACGGCTCCGGATGGGTCTTCTGCGTGATGATCGGCGTCATCGCTTCCGACGTCGGCGGCTATACCGTGGGAGTGCTGTTCGGCAAACATCCGATGGTTCCGGCGATCAGCCCGAAGAAGTCTTGGGAAGGATTCGCCGGTTCGCTGGTTTGCGGGATCACCGCAACGATCATCACGGCGACCTTCCTTATCGACAGAACACCGTGGGAAGGTGCCGCGCTGGGCCTGCTATTGGTACTCACCACCACACTCGGCGACTTGGTCGAGTCTCAGGTCAAGCGCGACCTCGGTATCAAGGACATGGGACGGCTGTTGCCTGGCCACGGTGGCCTGATGGACCGACTCGATGGCCTGCTGCCATCCGCGGTCGCGGCGTGGATCGTCCTGACGTTGCTGCCCTGA
- the rlmN gene encoding 23S rRNA (adenine(2503)-C(2))-methyltransferase RlmN, whose protein sequence is MVQRLTFTEPGPARPPRHLADLDEGGRAAAVAELGLPAFRAKQLAHQYYGRLIADPHQMTDLPAAVRGVIAEAMFPNLLTTSAEVTCDAGQTRKTLWRAIDGTTFESVLMRYPRRNTLCISSQAGCGMACPFCATGQLGLTRNLSTAEILEQVRVGAVALRDDFGDRLSNVVFMGMGEPLANYARVVAAVRRITEPPPTGFGISARAVTVSTVGLAPAIRRLADERLGVTLALSLHAPDDELRDTLVPVNNRWKVSEALDAARYYADATGRRVSIEYALIRDVNDQPWRADMLARQLRRVLGPLVHVNLIPLNPTPGSDWDASPKPVEREFFQRIRANGVSCTVRDTRGREISAACGQLAAEGS, encoded by the coding sequence ATGGTCCAACGGTTGACGTTCACCGAGCCGGGCCCTGCCCGGCCGCCACGGCACCTCGCCGACCTCGACGAGGGCGGCCGCGCGGCCGCGGTTGCCGAGCTGGGTCTACCGGCGTTTCGCGCCAAGCAGCTTGCGCATCAGTACTACGGCCGGCTGATCGCAGACCCGCACCAGATGACCGATCTCCCGGCCGCCGTGCGGGGCGTGATCGCCGAGGCGATGTTCCCGAACCTGCTGACCACGTCCGCCGAGGTTACGTGCGATGCCGGCCAGACCCGAAAGACGTTGTGGCGAGCCATCGATGGCACAACATTTGAGTCCGTGCTGATGAGGTACCCGCGACGCAATACGCTCTGCATCTCGTCGCAGGCTGGCTGCGGTATGGCCTGTCCGTTCTGCGCGACCGGACAGCTCGGGCTGACTCGTAACTTGTCAACCGCGGAGATCCTCGAGCAGGTGCGTGTCGGGGCCGTGGCGCTGCGGGACGACTTCGGTGACCGGCTGTCGAACGTGGTCTTTATGGGCATGGGGGAGCCGTTGGCCAACTACGCGAGGGTGGTCGCGGCGGTGCGGCGGATCACCGAGCCGCCGCCAACCGGTTTCGGCATCTCGGCGCGCGCGGTGACCGTGTCGACCGTGGGTCTGGCTCCCGCGATCCGCCGGCTTGCCGACGAGCGGCTAGGGGTGACGTTGGCCTTGTCGCTGCACGCGCCGGACGACGAGCTGCGCGACACGCTAGTACCGGTGAACAATCGGTGGAAGGTAAGCGAGGCCCTGGATGCGGCCCGGTATTACGCCGATGCAACTGGCCGGCGGGTGTCCATCGAATACGCACTGATCCGCGATGTCAACGACCAACCCTGGCGAGCTGACATGCTCGCAAGGCAACTTCGCCGTGTGCTCGGGCCACTGGTGCACGTGAACCTGATCCCGCTCAACCCGACTCCGGGCAGCGACTGGGACGCCAGCCCCAAGCCGGTCGAGCGCGAATTCTTCCAGCGAATTCGAGCCAACGGGGTCTCGTGCACGGTGCGCGATACCCGCGGCCGAGAGATCAGCGCCGCGTGTGGCCAGCTAGCCGCTGAAGGCAGCTAG
- a CDS encoding protein disulfide oxidoreductase, translating to MSRRLLSLIKGSAAVWVAVALMFGVANAPRALAADDRLQFTATTVGGAPFDGASLEGKPAVLWFWTPWCPFCNAEAPSVSQVAAANPAVTFVGVAAHSDVAAMQGFVSKYNLNFTNLNDADGSIWARYNVPWQPAYVFYRADGTSTFANNPTAAMSEQELSARVAALTS from the coding sequence ATGAGTCGTCGATTGTTGTCCTTGATCAAAGGATCTGCCGCCGTATGGGTGGCGGTCGCCCTGATGTTTGGCGTGGCCAATGCGCCGCGCGCGCTGGCCGCCGATGATCGACTGCAGTTCACCGCAACCACTGTGGGCGGTGCGCCCTTCGATGGCGCCAGCTTGGAGGGCAAGCCGGCGGTGTTGTGGTTCTGGACGCCGTGGTGCCCGTTCTGCAACGCCGAGGCACCCAGCGTCAGCCAGGTGGCAGCCGCAAATCCGGCGGTCACTTTTGTTGGCGTCGCAGCCCACTCCGACGTCGCTGCCATGCAGGGCTTTGTGTCGAAGTACAACCTGAACTTCACCAACCTCAATGACGCCGACGGCTCGATCTGGGCCCGCTACAACGTGCCCTGGCAGCCGGCGTACGTTTTCTACCGCGCGGACGGCACGTCGACGTTCGCCAACAACCCCACGGCGGCCATGTCCGAGCAGGAATTGTCCGCTCGGGTAGCGGCGCTGACGTCCTAG
- a CDS encoding cytochrome c biogenesis CcdA family protein, whose amino-acid sequence MNDALIGLAFAAGLVAALNPCGFAMLPAYLLLVVRGQQSAEPAGLVSPTSQVGRAVAATAVMALGFLTVFGVFGALTISAASTVQRYLPYVTVLIGVTLVALGVWLLSGRELTGLTPRQLGVRWAPTVRLGSMYGYGVSYAIASLSCTIGPFLAVTGAGLRGGSILGSVAIYLSYVAGLTLVVGVLAIGAATASSALVDRMRRILPFVNRIGGAVLVLVGLYVAHYGRYEVRLFHGSAGVAPSPQDGVIAAAARVQAVLAGWVQQHGAWPWVLALAVMAVGALIGRWYRHVRVDRRPRVRNRRELTSP is encoded by the coding sequence GTGAACGATGCCCTGATCGGCCTGGCCTTCGCCGCCGGGTTGGTGGCAGCGCTGAATCCGTGTGGATTTGCGATGCTGCCCGCGTACTTGCTTCTGGTGGTGCGCGGGCAGCAGTCCGCCGAGCCGGCGGGGCTGGTATCTCCAACGAGCCAGGTCGGCCGGGCAGTGGCCGCTACCGCCGTGATGGCTTTGGGCTTCCTGACGGTGTTCGGCGTGTTCGGAGCGCTGACCATCTCGGCGGCCAGCACGGTGCAGCGGTACCTGCCCTATGTGACCGTGCTGATCGGGGTCACGCTCGTTGCCCTGGGGGTGTGGCTGCTATCGGGCCGCGAGCTGACGGGGTTGACGCCCCGACAACTCGGCGTGCGATGGGCGCCGACGGTTCGGCTGGGCTCCATGTACGGCTACGGAGTCAGCTATGCGATCGCGTCGCTGTCATGCACCATCGGGCCATTTCTGGCGGTCACCGGGGCCGGCCTTAGGGGTGGTTCCATCCTCGGGAGCGTGGCGATCTATTTGTCCTACGTCGCGGGGTTAACCCTGGTGGTCGGAGTTCTGGCCATCGGCGCCGCCACGGCAAGCTCGGCGCTGGTCGACCGGATGCGGCGGATCCTGCCGTTTGTCAACCGGATTGGTGGCGCGGTGCTCGTGCTGGTCGGCCTGTACGTGGCTCACTACGGCCGCTATGAGGTGCGGTTATTCCACGGGAGCGCCGGTGTGGCACCAAGTCCGCAGGATGGGGTGATCGCCGCGGCCGCTCGCGTGCAAGCTGTGCTGGCTGGGTGGGTGCAGCAACACGGCGCATGGCCATGGGTATTGGCGTTGGCGGTAATGGCGGTCGGCGCGCTCATCGGCCGTTGGTACCGACATGTGCGCGTTGACCGCCGGCCTAGGGTTAGGAATCGAAGGGAGCTGACGAGCCCATGA
- a CDS encoding SRPBCC family protein, whose product MTERLITIERDIAARRPDVWKVLADFPNISDWNSGVKASRATSGATTGVGATRHCDLAPAGSLDETVTEWDDERRLVITIDRATVVPIARGEVTFTLGSSASDGRTRTVMEYRYQPKGGPFGLLLGPALDRRLAKGFAGFLVDLEAAAQQIG is encoded by the coding sequence ATGACCGAACGACTCATCACCATCGAGCGAGATATTGCGGCCCGACGACCTGATGTATGGAAGGTACTGGCCGACTTCCCCAACATTTCCGACTGGAACAGCGGTGTCAAAGCCTCCCGAGCGACCAGCGGTGCGACAACGGGAGTCGGAGCCACCAGGCACTGCGATCTGGCGCCCGCTGGGAGTCTCGACGAGACCGTCACCGAGTGGGATGACGAACGCCGCCTTGTCATCACGATTGACCGAGCTACGGTTGTCCCGATCGCCCGCGGAGAGGTTACGTTCACCCTGGGGTCGTCCGCGTCGGACGGCCGGACCCGAACGGTGATGGAGTATCGCTACCAGCCGAAGGGCGGACCGTTCGGGTTGCTCCTGGGGCCGGCATTGGACAGGCGCCTCGCGAAGGGATTCGCGGGGTTCCTGGTCGATCTCGAGGCTGCGGCGCAGCAGATCGGCTGA
- a CDS encoding lysophospholipid acyltransferase family protein: protein MASASNATVVYLNEHPISTAAHRRAQSRADSLRRHPAGRARQAADVRSADATNVIDLASAIHAKRGTTPEPNELGRQVAALTKFIRRRITGEYTVDEFGFDPHLTDAVTLPMLRALFKVWFRVEVSGIENLPAAGGALVVANHAGMLPIDTLMAAVAVHEAHPARRALRVLADDMVLKTPLVGPAARKTGQTAASPTDAHRLLSNGELTAVFPEGYHGPGKRFADRYKLQPFTSDGFVSAALRTNAPIIPCSIVGSEEIYPIIGELKPLARLLKLPYFPITPLFPLAGLAGLIPLPSKWHIEFGAPIATTEFDDSAAADPAVTLELTDQVRDAIQQTLHRLQATRRNTFVD from the coding sequence ATGGCGAGTGCATCCAACGCAACAGTGGTTTACCTCAATGAGCATCCAATTTCGACCGCGGCTCATCGGCGCGCGCAAAGCCGCGCAGACTCTCTGCGTCGGCATCCAGCGGGGCGGGCCCGACAAGCCGCCGATGTGCGCAGCGCGGACGCCACAAACGTTATCGACCTGGCAAGCGCCATTCACGCAAAGAGAGGGACGACCCCCGAACCTAACGAGCTCGGCCGGCAGGTCGCTGCTCTGACGAAGTTTATTCGCAGGCGGATCACCGGCGAATACACAGTCGACGAGTTTGGCTTCGACCCTCACCTGACCGACGCGGTCACGCTGCCGATGTTGCGAGCGTTGTTCAAAGTCTGGTTCCGGGTCGAAGTCAGTGGCATCGAGAACCTGCCGGCGGCCGGTGGGGCGCTAGTGGTTGCCAATCACGCTGGGATGCTGCCGATCGACACGCTGATGGCCGCGGTCGCGGTCCACGAAGCGCATCCGGCTCGGCGGGCGCTGCGGGTGCTCGCCGACGACATGGTGCTCAAGACCCCACTGGTGGGACCGGCGGCCCGCAAGACGGGCCAGACGGCAGCGTCCCCCACCGACGCCCACCGTTTGCTATCCAACGGCGAGCTCACAGCGGTATTCCCAGAGGGATACCACGGCCCGGGCAAGCGATTCGCCGACCGCTACAAGTTGCAGCCGTTCACCAGCGACGGGTTCGTGTCAGCTGCACTGCGCACCAATGCGCCGATCATCCCGTGCTCGATCGTGGGCTCCGAGGAAATCTATCCGATCATTGGTGAGCTCAAACCGTTAGCGCGACTGCTGAAGCTTCCCTATTTCCCGATCACTCCGCTGTTTCCGCTGGCCGGTCTGGCCGGACTCATCCCGTTGCCGTCAAAGTGGCACATCGAATTCGGTGCGCCCATTGCGACTACCGAATTCGACGACTCCGCGGCAGCCGACCCCGCCGTGACCTTGGAGCTCACCGACCAGGTACGCGACGCCATCCAGCAGACCCTTCACCGGCTACAGGCAACGCGTCGCAACACGTTCGTCGACTAG
- a CDS encoding DUF2631 domain-containing protein produces the protein MASTEVEHVTGVDTAEVPSAAWGWSKINHRTWHITGLVGVIFLLAMLRGNHVGHVEDIYLIGFAALALFVLVRDLWGRRRGWLR, from the coding sequence GTGGCCAGTACTGAGGTGGAGCACGTCACCGGCGTCGACACGGCCGAGGTGCCGTCGGCGGCGTGGGGGTGGAGCAAGATCAACCACCGCACCTGGCACATCACCGGCCTCGTCGGCGTCATATTCCTGCTCGCCATGCTGCGTGGTAATCACGTCGGCCACGTCGAGGACATTTACCTGATCGGGTTCGCCGCTCTCGCGTTGTTCGTGCTGGTGCGTGACCTGTGGGGCCGCCGGCGCGGCTGGCTCCGATAG
- a CDS encoding fasciclin domain-containing protein — translation MINVQAKTAAAASLAAIAMVGFSGCSSSETASEDTTAPAPATSTVAPATTSAMADPAADLIGIGCADYAAQNPSGPGSVAGMAQDPVATAASNNPMLATLTSALSGKLNPNVNLVDTLNSGEYTVFAPTNAAFDKLPAATIDQLKTDTDLLNSILTYHVVSGQAGPGQVDGSHTTLQGAQVTVTGAGNDLKVNDAGLVCGGVHTANATVYMIDTVLMPPS, via the coding sequence ATGATTAACGTTCAGGCCAAGACAGCCGCAGCGGCAAGCCTCGCGGCGATCGCAATGGTGGGTTTCTCGGGCTGTTCCAGCAGCGAAACCGCCTCCGAGGACACCACGGCCCCCGCACCCGCAACCAGCACGGTAGCGCCGGCGACGACATCGGCAATGGCCGACCCCGCCGCGGACCTGATCGGTATTGGGTGCGCCGACTACGCGGCGCAAAACCCCAGCGGCCCCGGATCGGTGGCCGGGATGGCCCAGGACCCGGTAGCGACAGCGGCGTCGAACAACCCGATGCTAGCGACGCTGACCTCCGCGTTGTCGGGCAAGCTGAACCCGAACGTAAACTTGGTCGACACCCTCAACAGTGGCGAGTACACGGTTTTTGCGCCCACGAATGCCGCATTCGACAAGCTCCCGGCGGCCACCATCGACCAACTCAAGACTGACACGGACCTGCTGAATAGCATCCTGACGTACCACGTGGTGTCCGGCCAGGCGGGCCCCGGCCAGGTCGACGGCTCGCACACGACCCTTCAAGGTGCTCAGGTGACAGTGACCGGCGCGGGCAACGACCTCAAGGTCAACGACGCGGGCCTGGTCTGCGGCGGAGTGCATACCGCCAACGCAACGGTGTACATGATCGACACTGTGCTGATGCCTCCAAGCTAG